One Ostrea edulis chromosome 6, xbOstEdul1.1, whole genome shotgun sequence genomic window, GTGTGTTTGGAGAATTTTTGTAATTTCCCGCGATTTTATACCATACGAAGGAATAATCCAATATAGCACTTTCTTTGGGGGGTCTCCTGAGACAACTATAAGCTTAAAGCAAATTCTAGCTCACACTTTAAGAAGTGGGTACAGAAATGTCCCTGCTGTCCTTTGGAAATTATGCACTTACATGTACCAATGGATGCTGAAACTTCCGTGAAATCAAGCTGTGTATTCTGACTGGTCTGTTGATGCTTATACAGAACCTAAATATTTGACTAGACAAATGAACTAAACTGACCACCGAGAAAACTTTCAATCATTATATAACCTTCAGATGGGTCACGAGTTTTTGGTGTTTGTGAGCAGTTCACAGTGGTAAATAGTGCAAACCTCATGATCAAGACAGATTTCATGTGTTGGGTGGTTGTGGCTATGACGCTAGAAAGAGTTAAGATATGCAATAAGAGCATTAATGTCCGATAAAGTCGTCGGAAACATGACACAGACCAGTGAAAACATGTCTGCTCTTGATCGATCTAATTAACAACAATTACatgaatgtaaacaaaatagtaaTACATTTGTCAATAATCCTGGGTTAGGCgaaactaaaaaaaacaaaaaaggtgAAGGTCTTTGCGACTTTGAGTCTGCAAAAACcccaaaataaaatcataacgGATTCTAGAATCACAATATGAAACTTCGTCGTGAAAGGATGCCGGACATATCAAATGGGGCCTAATCTGTTACTTTCAAACAGCGATAAAAGTACACTACAACTTTTTGTTGCACATCTTCGATCGATCGAGATACGAATACCTTGTTTTCATTAAGGTGAAAGGACAATTGTATACGTTTATATTTCAATGCTTGGTGATAATTTCTAAACCCCACGGTATACTGTAAATAATTGTGGTATATTACTGgtaatatcaaatcattcttTGGATTACCTACATCGATAAAATGAATATGACCAGCCAAAACTTCGGCGATGTTTTTGTGGTTGGTAATCATCAAGGGAAATGCTTGTTTTGATGAAAAGCATGAACAACACTTAACCGATTTCATTCTCATTAAAAACCTATTTCATTCTCATTAAAGTACACTTCATACAATAATGTATCTTGTTCTTGTTTTGTATAAAACGATTATGCTGGACACCGAGTCCAAATGTGCCTAAGAGAATAGCAGTGGTTACCGATATGCAGTGCTGACTTCGATCCTTTTAAACATGCAACTCCAGTTCAACTAATTACGACTTGTTCGTGTATGGTTGAAGAAACTACATTTTATAATCACGACTATCCCTGGTCATCGAATTAGCAATGAAGCAACTAATATGTCTTTAACGCAGATAGTTCGAGCCGGTATTAATTATATGTAAAAAGACACATAACACTATAATTGAGctaatatcatttatttattgcaaataaaataaccaagttgaacaaaatgaatataaactaaTGACTAGAAATAGTTAACTAGGGATTTCACAAAAATCGAACATGATCTTTTTACGTAAAATGGTGATGACAACGTTTTAAGGATTCGTACGAATAACTCTTGACTATAGATATATATCGATTCTAATCTAGACAGAGTTTGTCAATATACCGAAGACAGTTTCATTTTCAGTAACTTTCTCCCATAATTGCAGTATGTACTTGTTACTTCACTTCCGAAAAACGTGTCTTTTTCATTTTATCGCATTCCGGATTGTGTTCTTTcgctttgacctttgaccctgcaTTACTGTCGTCTGAAATCTAGAAACTGTTGTAATTTAAATAACAGTTACCACAACATTTGCTCGTTACGCGAAAGTTGTTAATTTTGTGTCGTGGAATTTATATACAACCTGTATATGTTTCCCTCTCTTAAAGAGCGAAATGGGTAAATTAATATATTCTTTGAAATGAGGATGCGTGTACTAAACCCTGCACTGGCACTTTCAAGATGAATTATTAACAATTATTAAAGTAGGAGCGTGTTTGCCAGGTACAGTATATTTATGATTCTGACGTCATGTTTAAATCATCATGCTAAGTACTTTATATGCCACTGTTCTCTGGGGACTGCATTTATTAGATCACGAAGAGAATTTCAAATTTAGTGTAATGATATAAGATGAGATGTTCCGAAAtacaataaatttgaaattacagGACATTCTGGAACATGCGCCTTCATTCATGTAACTTCATCCAATTGGCTCAAAACATTTAGTGGACGTTGACATTCTTTCCATATTGCAAATATTATGGAACTTTAAAAACAACACTCATACAaacatgctttttttttttacatttaatatataGTAATTTTTGTATAAACTTCAAAAAACATTTAAGGGCATGGAAGCCTCTAGATATTGTTCGCAAGAAGCACATTACTGATCATGTACACAGACAAAGTGGTCGCTGATGATTCAGCATTTCAACAACTATCACAATAGTAGTCAGGAGACTGTTTAGGGTACGAAAACCACTAGATGCCATTcataagatgtatattacaaattatgtacaaaaCAAAGTTAATTGAAGATTTAAAATGTCTGCGCATGTCCAACAATTGCCCAGCAATGTCTTAGCGGATCACTACTTTTGTGCTCTGCACGGTGTCTCTGGGCGCGGTCACACGCGACTGGAGCTCATTGACATGACAAAAACGTCATCTGATTTGGGGGGGCATCAGACAAAGTCATATTTACTAATCAAAGTTCACGTATCCTCGGGTTTTTTCGATGACAAGTCACGGTAGTAGATTACGGAACCAACTAACTGTCCGTTCTGCAGCCGTCCTCCAAGAGGAAGGAAACCCACGCGCTGGAACCCACCAATTTTTTCGATGATTCTCTGTACTGCGACATTATTGGAGAACGTATCCACGTACATTCCCATGTAGCCAAGTTTCTTTGAGAACTCGATTGCCTTCCGCATACAGAACTCGCCAAGCTTCTGCTTTCTTTCCGTGCGTTTCACGATGATGAAAGGGTCACAAACACCACTCATTCCTCGATAAAACTTGCTGACAGCTAAAATCAGTCCTGCTAGCAGTTCACCGCTGTCTTTGCTGACGATAGCAAAACAGTCACTGCCCTCAATTTCATGACGGAAGTCTTTTTCAGAATCGAATTCGTCGATACCATATCCGTCCCCATGTTGGGCGGCCTCTTGTATCATACAGTAGGTTTCTGTAAGCTGCTGCTCTGTCATGTAGTCGATGATGACATGACGCCCTGTTACCAGAGTCTCCACTATAGGTAGACAGCTCATCCATTCAATTTCGGTTTCATGGAATCGGAACTCGTGTTTCAAAAGCATGATTTCTGTCTGAAAAGCAGATAATATAACATATTAATAAACATCTCTTCAAGTGTTTcctaaataaaatattattataGTGGATTGACTGACCACTTACGAAGTTCGAGATCCAACGAGTGAACATATTATCACTGCGTTATATATAACGGCAAAAAAATCGAAAGAGGGTTGCATGTCCTACTGATTACTGACTCTAGTGAATCAATCGGAGAAATGTTTTACTTCGCCTAGCATAACGAACATTGtcacactaacagagaaatcaGCGCGCCAGCGTGTGGATCATGCATTTAGCATTCAATAAACGTAGGTGTTAATTATAACGGTGATAATTACCTTGAGAATGCTTGAAGTAGCAAATCGGCAAGGGAAAAAAACCAACAATGCAGGAATCCGTTACTATGTGACAAGTATCGGTCTGATGAGATTAAAATTTTGTTGTCACCGTTGGTAGTTATATAGTTTTCCTGATGACAGTGGGGGGAGGGGCGTCCCAGTGATACAAGCTACAGGTTGGTTGATTGTAATCCCAAACAAAGTACAAGGTCCCTGGAACTTTTTTATTGTATTCAGGCATACGAGTTTATTGGCCCGACAGTAGGCACTACtttaattatgataatatacTTCGGATA contains:
- the LOC125683727 gene encoding uncharacterized protein LOC125683727, with the translated sequence MLLKHEFRFHETEIEWMSCLPIVETLVTGRHVIIDYMTEQQLTETYCMIQEAAQHGDGYGIDEFDSEKDFRHEIEGSDCFAIVSKDSGELLAGLILAVSKFYRGMSGVCDPFIIVKRTERKQKLGEFCMRKAIEFSKKLGYMGMYVDTFSNNVAVQRIIEKIGGFQRVGFLPLGGRLQNGQLVGSVIYYRDLSSKKPEDT